Below is a window of Gemmatimonas sp. DNA.
GGATCTTGCGCAGATCCTTGCTGCTCTGGTCGATCGTGCTCACCAGCGTCTGCTCGCGAAGCTTGAGCTGCGTAAGATACGACTCGAGCACCGCGGGAATCGAGCTCCGCAATGACGCCAGCGCAGCGATTTCATTCTGCACACGCGGCAGTTCGTCAGTGTAGCTCTCGCGCAGCTTTCTAAGGGACAGCTCTCGGTCGGCGAAATCGGCCAATACGCGGCGCAAATTCTCGGCAGCAGGATCGGTGTTTACGCTGGGAATCGACAGTACTGCTTCTCGGGTAATTACGCCGCCCTGCTGACGGCCCTTCGCCAGAATGCCCTCGAGCGCTTGTCGATCACGCTTGTAGCTGTCGGCCAAGATCTGGTCGCGAAAGTAATTCTCGAACACCGGACTGTTGGTCATCTCGATGCCTGGAGCAATCGACTGACGTTCGTTCGGCTCGGTTACCGTGCGGACGCGGAAGCTCTCAAGTGCGTTCTCAGCACTGGATAGATTGTCTGCGGCGTATTGACGCTGGCCCTCGAGAATGGCAGCCACGGAAGTGATGTTCTTCTTCTTCAGCGCGGTCGCCACTACGACAAATTGCTCGACCCATGCATTTAGAGTGGCGGCGGTGCGCTGCGCGTTCTTTCCAGTAAGATTCAGAAAAAGGAACGAGCTTCCATCTTCCAGCGTGAGTCCCAGTTTCTTGATCAGCGCGATCGACGCTTCTCGAGGCGTCTGTACGTCGAATTCGATCTCCTTTCGGCCTGCGAGCGCACGAGCCGCAGGTTGCCACAAAAAGCCAGCCGCGCGACCGATGGAATCTCCCACAACGCCCTTTTCTACCTCTAAACCAGGCTTGAGCGCAAGCGAGTATGTCGCCTCTGAAACGGTCAGCACGTACGTACCGGGCTTCAGTCGCTGCTGATTCGGAGCGACTCGGAAGGCACGAAACATGGTGCTATCCGCCTCGCGTGTCGGCGTGACAAAAAGCGCCAAGTCATTCACAACCGGGTCGGCGATAGCGAAGGAACGCAGAAGGTCTTTCCACCCCGACGCCTTTAGCAGCTCTTCAGCCTGAATCGGCCCGCGTGAGTTTCCGCCATCCTGGTTCGTACCCGTCCCCTGCTCGAGCAAGATCGTAGCGCGTACCTCATACTCGGGTTCGATAAACCGAGTAGCGGTATAACCGCCGGCACCGCCGAGTACACCAAATAGGAGGATCAACCATTTGAACCGGTTGATCGCCCCCATGTATCGCGCCAGGCTCGGCCCCTTTGGCTCCGGGGCAGCCTCCTGCCCACCACCCCAATCCGCGGGGGGGGCGCCGTCCTGAAAATTGTCGATCGCGCTGTCACGCGTCGTTACGGGCTGGATCTGCTGACCGGACATTGAGAATACGGGCTGAAGACTGACAAATGTCTGGCTACTGACTTCTTATGAATCTCTCGCGCAACACTGTGCGCCGAAACCACACGAAGTAACGATGCGCGCCTGCCACACGGGTTGTGACCTTTTTGTTGCTGTGGCGGTCGTGACACGATGACTGTCGAGACCACTCTACGAAATTAGCTTGACTGTCGAGATTCATCACCATATTTCGACCGTCCTGTACGATGAACCGGGGCGGTGTAGCTTCCAAATTCGGAAAACCGTTGCCCCCAAGCCTCGGTTTGTCGGAGTGATGCATCACCTTCTTGCACCGTCGGTGACACCCGACACTTGGTATAGTCGGCATTCTCCTCGACTCGAATGCCAGCGACGAAACGCCTGCGCCCGCTCGACCAGCTCTGATCCGCCAGTTCGCCATACCGTACGCCGCCATACGCAATGACTGATCCATTCCTCTCAGATAGCAGCTCGGCAACCGTTCCTGATAAAGGAACGGGGCTCCGAATCCTCGTGGTTGACGATGATCGGACGCTCCGTGAAGGTTGCGCGTCGGTACTGCAGATGGACGGCCATGCGGTCACCTCCACCGGTCGCGGCGAAGAAGCGATTGACATGGTGAAGCGGCGCAAGTTCGACCTCGTGCTGGTGGACCTCTACATGACCCCGATATCGGGTATGGAGGTCCTTAAAGCCGCCGTTGAAGCACATAAGGACGTCATCGTGGTGGTGATGACGGGCAATCCTAGCGTGGCCAGCAGCATCGAGGCGCTGCGGGCCGGTGCCTGGGATTACCTCCCCAAGCCTTTCTCCGCGTCGCACCTGCAGGTGCTCATCGGCCGTGCGGCCCACGCCGCCGCCAGCACCAAGGACACCAAGGAGATCAAGCCGAGTCTGGTGACCCAGAACGGCGCCGGCGAACCGATGGCCCTACTGGGCGTGTCGCCCTCCTTCAAGAAGGCCGTGGAGCTGGCCCAGAAGGTGGCGGCGACCGACGCATCCGTCATGATCAGCGGTGAGAGCGGCACGGGTAAGGAAATGATCGCGCAGTTCATTCATCGGCATAGCCGCCGCACGGCGCGCAAGCTGGTGCCGCTCAACTGTGCGGCGCTGCCCGACAACCTTCTCGAGTCCGAAATGTTCGGCTATCGCAAGGGTGCGTTTACTGGCGCCGATCGCGACAAGGCCGGACTACTGGAAGTGGCCAACGGGGGCACGCTCTTTCTCGACGAGCTCACCGAAATGACCATGCCACTGCAGGCCAAGCTGCTTCGCGTGCTCCAGGACGGCGTCGTTCGCCGCCTCGGGAGCGAGGTGCAAGATGCCGTAGTCGACGTGCGCTTCATTTCGGCCACCAATCGTGACCCCCAGGAAGCCGTGCAGCAGGGGCTTTTGCGCGAGGACCTGTTCTATCGGCTGCGCGTGGTGCCCATCAAGCTGCCGCCGCTCCGCAAACGGCTGGAAGACATTCCGTTGCTGGCTGAGTTCTTCCTCAAGCGCTCGTGGGAACGCCACCGCGCCAGCGGTCCGCCGCCGGCGCTCACGGCCGACACCATCACCTTCCTGCAGTCCCGTCCGTGGCGCGGTAACGTGCGCGAACTGCAGAATGTGATCGAGCACGTGGCCGTAATCGCCGAGGCCGGTCGTCCAATCGATCCGGCCGATATCCCGGTGTACGATGAAGCACCGGTGGCCGGCGTGGAAACGGGACTGCCGGCAGCGATCATGAACGAAGCGTTCCATACCGCCAAGGACAACCTGATCGCGCACTTCGAAAAGGAGTACTTGTCGCGCCTCACCACACGGGCCGGCGGCAACATGTCGAAGGCCGCGAGACTCGCTGGTATCGACCGCACCACGCTGTACCGCCTCATGGAGAAGCACGGATTCCGGCGTGATGTGCTGTCGGGGGCCGCAGATTGATGAAGGTCGAAGCGAAGGCAGAGCCGGCTGTCGTGGCTGAAGCCGCAGCGCCCCTCGATGTAAGCCCGGAAGCAATCGCCGCGCTCGTAGCGCAGGGCGCGGCCGCATTGCAGCTCCCGGGCGTGCTCGACGCCACAGAGGCTGGTGCCGAAAGCCGGCGGATTGTCGACCAAGATGCGCTCGCGCTTCTGGTGGGCGTCACCCACGACATGCGCTCGCCGCTGAGCTCGATGCTGGTGCTGGTCGAGCGCCTGCGGTCGGGACAGGCGGGCCCGCTCACACCCGCGCAAGAGCGCCAACTAGGCCTGCTGTACAGCGCCGCGTTCGGGTTGGCGTCGATGACCAACGATGCGCTCGATTTCGCCCGAGGCACTCCCTCGACAGCAAGTGCTGCGTCCGTCTCATTCTCCGTCACGGACGTGCTCCGATCGATTCGGCAGGTCGTTCAACCGATCGCCGAGGAGAAGGGGCTGCTGTTGAGGTGCAGTGGGCCGACCGCCGACCGACGAATGGGTCAGCCGGCCATCCTGCATCGTGTACTGCTCAACCTCGTCACGAACGCTCTCAAATACACGAGCAGCGGGACCGTCACGGTGACCGCCACGGCCATCGGCGCGGGATCGCTCTGCTTTCAGGTCGACGATACCGGCCGAGGGATGCCAAGCGAGGTGTTAGCATCGCTGGCGACGCCCGTGTGGGGCGGACCGTTCTCGTCGGGTTCATTCTCGGGGTCGGGGCTTGGCTTGGGCATGTGCAGACGCCTGCTCGGCGATCTGGGCAGCGACCTGGAGATCGAGTCTTTGCAGCCCATTGGCACGCGTGTGCAGTTCACGCTGGATCTTCCCGCGCCTTAGTTTCCGTTACCCACTGTTTTCGGTAGTGACCCTCAGGAGTCGGTAGAGATGAGCCAGTCGAACACGGAAGCCCCCTCGGCGCAGGACACGCTCGAGCTTCGCGATACGCGTACGGACAAGGCGTACAGCGCCACCATCCGCACCGAAGGTCCGGAAGGCGATACGTACGTGCGTGCCATGGACCTGCGCGCCGTGAAGCGCGATGCAGGCGAGTTCGGCATGCTGAGCTACGATCCCGCGTTCATGAACACCGCGTCGTGCCGTAGCGCGATCACGTTCATCGACGGCGACAAGGGCATCCTGCGCTACCGCGGCTATCCCATCGAGCAACTCGCGGAGAACGCGACGTTCCTCGAGGTGGCGTACTTGCTGCGTCACGGCGAGCTGCCGAATCAGGGGCAGTACGATACGTGGGTACACGACATCACGTTCCACACGTACGTGCACGAGAACATCCGGAAGTTCTTGGAAGGGTTCCGGTACGATGCGCACCCGATGTCGATGATGTGCAGTGCGACGGCAGCGCTCTCGAGCTTCTATCCGCAGGCGCGCGACATTCACGATCCGCAGCAGCGCTACATCTCGATGATTCGCCTTATGGCGAAGCTGCCCACGATCGCGGCGTTCGCGTATCGCCACGTGAAGGGCTTGCCGTTCATCTATCCCGACAACGATCTCGGCTACACCGAGAACTTCCTGTCGATGATCGCGCGCATGTCCGAGCCCAAGTACGAAGCGAACCCCGTTTTCGTGAAGGCACTGGAAGTGCTGTTCATTCTCCATGCGGACCACGAGCAGAATTGCAGCACCAGTGCGGTGCGTGCGATCGGGTCGTCTGGCGTGGATCCGTTCTCGGCCGTTGCCGGCGGCATCGCGGCCTTGTTTGGCCCGCTGCATGGTGGCGCCAACGAAGCGGTGTTGCGCATGATCAGCGACATCGGCGATAAAAAGAACATTCCGGCGTTCATCGAATCGGTGAAGAGCGGCAAGGGCGAGCATCGTCTCATGGGCTTCGGTCACCGCGTGTACAAGAGCTACGATCCGCGCGCCCGCATCGTGAAGAAGCTGGCCGATGAAGTGTTCGCCCAGGTCGGCATGGACAAGGACTTGGAGATCGCGCTGGAGCTCGAGCGCATCGCGCTCAGCGACGACTACTTCATTGCTCGCAAGCTGTACCCGAACGTCGACTTCTACACGGGGCTGATCTACCGCTCCATGGCGTTCCCGACGGACTTCTTCACCGTGCTCTTCGCCGTGGCCCGCGTGTCAGGCTGGATGGCACAGTGGGAAGAGATGATTCTGGACAAGGAGCAGAAGATCGCACGTCCTCGCCAGATCTACGTCGGAGAGGGCGAGCGTCAGTACACGGACCAGCTCAGCGACAAGTTTCCGCGAGCGCGGAAGGACAGTATCCGGAAGTGAGTGGCGGACGACGCCGCGTTCTGGCATTAATTGATACGATCCAAGTGTCTGGGCCAGGTCGTCAGCTTGCGGAGACGGTTGACGTCCTGGCGCGAATGGGCACGGAGCTGCGCATTTTGGTCTTTGCCCGCGTCGGCAGTGCGACCCGTCCGTATCAGACGTTTCTCAAAGCGGCGGGCATCTCGCACGTTGTCGTCGAAGAACGGTCGTCGTTCGATTTCAATGCGGTACGGCAGGTCGCAGCCGAACTCGAACGATTCAAACCAGACATCGTGCAAACGCATGGTTATAAGCCAAGTGCGGTGGCGTTCGCTCTGCGACGATTGGGCCGTCGGTTCCGCTGGGTGGCGTTCTATCACGGGTCGACGACCGAGAACCTGAAGGTCCGGGCGTATCATCTGCTCGATCAGTTCTTGATGCGGACGGCTGATACCGTCGTCGTTATGTCGCGACTCCACGCTGCTGCACTGAACGGGCGTGGACGCGATATCCGCCTGATTCACAATGCGGTACTCTTCCCCATCGAGCCGTCGCGGCCGGCCAGCTCGCCTGACGCTTCCCCACGCATGCTGGTCGCGGGGCGGCTCAGCTCAGAGAAGGGTGTCGACGTGCTGGTAGACGCGTGCGCGATTCTGCTGGCGAAGGGTCATCGCTTTCATCTTGACATCATCGGCGACGGACCCGATCGAGCGTCGCTGGAAAGGCAGGCGCAGCGGCTCGCGCTCACTCCCCTGGTCACCTTTCACGGTCACCAATCAGATCCCAGGCCGTTCTATCGTGCGGCCGACCTGCTCGTGATCCCTTCACGGAGTGAAGGACTGCCGAACGTGCTTCTGGAAGCGATTGCGCATGGGCTGCCGATCGTGTCCACGCGCGTCGGCGCCGTTCCCGAAGTTTTGATAGACGTTGCGGTGGGAGTGCTGTGCGATGTGGGAGATGTGGAGGGACTTTCCGCGGCTATGATGCACGCCAGTTCTCCCGCATATCGTGAACAGGGTCACTCGGGACGACAGCGGGTGCTCGAGGACTTTTCTCTCCACCGTCGATGTGAGCGACTGAGTGCATTGTATGCGTTCGTTTTAGAGAACAGCAGTCGCAACTCACACGAGGCAGACTATGAGAATTGAACTGGTGCTTCCGACGTTGGAGATTGGCGGAATGGAAAGGATGGTAGCCAGCCTCGCATGCGGTCTATCTAAGAACGGTCATGATGTTGGCGTTACCTGTTTAGATGGATTGGGAACGCTTGAGGGGGATTTAGCCCGCCACAGCGTTCGCGTCAGCCTCGTTCGTGCTCGAACAGTGCTCTCTAACGTGGTTGCCCCCTCATTAGGCGCACATTTTAGGACCATTCGCCCTGATGTGGTTCACACAAATAGTGGCGCATGGGGACGTGCCGCACGAGCCGCCATGTGTGTTGGCGTTCCTCGAGTAGTTCACACCATCCACGGACGCCCAGATGTTGATCCATGGTATGACGTTCTCTTAAAACGGTGGGAGCTTCTTCATACAAGTCAGGTAGTGGCTGTGTCAGACGCGTTGGCTGAGGATCTATGTAAAAGAATCGGAGCATCTGCTTCAAAAGTGTCGGTGCTCCATAATGGGATTGACACTTCATCATTTATAGCCGATCGCGAATCTCGGACGCGAATGAGAGCGATTCTTGGCCTCAGTGACTCAGTAGTTTTTGGTACAATCGCGAGGCTTGCTCCAATTAAGAACCAAGCGGCGTTGATCGATGCGTTTTCTCAAGTGCAACCCGAGATTCCGAATTCGGTCCTTGTTTTTGTAGGTGATGGACCGTTGGAAAGCGAGTTGCGCGCACGTGCCGCGCAAACATCCGCCGCGTCTCGGATCCTATTCCTCGGCATGCAGTCGGACACGGCGTCGATGTATCGAGCTCTAGATTTTTTTGTTCTCCCATCTCTCGCGGAGGGCACATCCATGAGCCTCCTAGAGGCGATGGCCAGCGAAGTACCGGCGATTGCCACTCCGGTCGGCGGGAACTCCCACTTGTTGGAGGGAGGAAAGTGCGGAACGCTTTTTGTGGATTGCAGCGTCGCTTCGATCCGCGATGGCTTGCTCCGCGCCGTCGCAGACCCATCCCGCATGAAATCTCTCGCGGAGCGGGCGAGAGAGCGGGTTTTGCGGGAGTTCAGCCTGGAGTCGATGATCGCGGCGTATGAAAGAATCTACTGCTTGCATAGTGGGTAATAAATGAATATCACGCTCTGTCGAAGTTCCCCTCGTCGAGTTCCGCGATTGTCACCTGCAGTTCAGCAACATCAACGGCCTTACGACGATGTCGACACCGCCACAGGTTTGGCTGGTTCGTATTGGGGCATTCGTCCTGACCACGACGCATCGGCACCAAGCTCTGGCCGTCCGATGAAGCTCTCTTGCGTTTTTCACTTTCTTCCATACCAGTCCACTGGACACGGTGCGCTGCAGCGTACACACCACCTAATTCGTGAGCTAGCTCAGAGGGCAGACGTCAGCACTTTCTCGCGCGCCACGACATTCCGATCCGCCAGCAGGGCGGAGAAAACGTGTGCATAACGATCGACCGGGACGGCGGGCGTGCGAATAGCTCGATCGTGATGGTCAATGTATCGGAAAGGTCGATCGTGAGCGCAGGAAGTGCGGTGACGCGCACCGCGGCGCGACGCATCGTCCGGACGAATTCCGCCGTCGTAGTCGCTGCTCGTTAGCATCTTCCGAAGAGTTCAGAGACAGCATGAAAGTTTTTTGGGTGTGCCATTTTCTGCCGTTCCCCTCAACGGGGCACGGCGCCCTGCAGCGAACGCACCATCTCATTCGTGAGTTGGCGTCACGGGCAGATGTCACAGTATTCGCCCTCTCGGCGGGGGGCGGCACTGTTCACGACTTGCGCGCTATGGGCGTAAAGCAGGCGTTCATCTATCCAGCTCACGGATCCAGCGGCAAGGCGGCGAAGCTTCTGCGCAGTGCGTTGACGGGCAGGAGCTACTGGGAGGAACTGTTTTTCCGGTCGCAGATGCACGAAGACTTGCGGCGCGAAGTTGAAGCCACGCCTGCCGGAGTTCCGTCGGCGATCGTGCTCGACACCGTCTACCTCGCCCCTGTGTTGCGAGGCATTTCGGCGTCCACGCCAATCGCACTGACGCATCACAACATCGAATCCAACCTCCTCGAGTCCAGAGCCGCTGCGGCCAGCGGTGCAAAGCGATTGATTTTCTCCGTCAATGCTGGTCGAACGCGATCTCTTGAAGTCACTGAAAGTCAGCGCGCGGCGATCAACCTGATGGTGTCGGAGGAAGACGGTGATCGACTTTGTGCAGTCGCGGGCGCCGTACCAGTGGCGATCGTGCCCAATGGTGTGGATGTCGACTTCTTTCGAGAAGATCAGGGCGCAGTCAGAAAGCCACATTCACTTGTTTTTGCTGGGGGCATGGACTGGTTCCCGAATCGTGACGCCATCGAGTGGTTATGCAGCGACATCTGGCCACAACTCGTCGCGGATGAACCGCGACGCACACTTACCATCATTGGCCGATCGCCGCCAGTTGCCGCGACGGCCTTGGCGTCGCGTGACACTCGCGTTCGAGTGCTCGGGTTCGTCGACGATGTGCGTCCCTACATTTCAGAGGCTAGCGCTTACCTTTGTCCCATTCGACTTGGTGGCGGGACCCGACTGAAAGTGCTCGATGCGTTGGCGATGCGGCGCCCTCTCATTGCGACAGGGTTGTCGGTCGACGGCTTGGCATTGGAGTCTGGTCGACACTATCTGCGTGCCGACACAGGCGAGCAATTCGCAGGAGAGCTTCGCCGGCTTGATGACGACAACCTGTTATATGCGCGGCTTCAGGCCGAAGGACGTGCGCACGTCGAGGAGCGATTTTCGTGGCGGTTCATTGGCGGCGAACTCTTCCAGGCGATTGATGCGGCTGCGCGATAAAGGGCTCGCCCGTACGTCGCCGCAGCGAAACTCCATCCAACTACCGTTTGTGTTAAGGGAGTCGATTTGCGCATCCTTTTTTTGAACCCGAGTCTTGTTCCACCGTCAACAACCGCCGGAATGGACCGGTTTCCAATGCTGCCGCCCGAAGTTGAAGGTGACATTCTTCAGCCGGTGTGGTTCGAGAGCAGCTCGGACCTTGCGGCACATCTGTTAGCGCCCGCCGATCCATACTTCCGTGCCGGGAACTTTCGCTATTTCTTCTCGTATCCGGTCGGTCCGTACAACGGGAAAGCGCGCCGGAAGACTTTTCATTTTTTCGTTTCGCAAGCGCTCAAGCTGCACCGCGAACGGCCGTATGACGCCATAGTCGTGTACTCTCACCAGACAACTGGTATGATCGGCGTTCTGATCAGCGCGATGACTGGCGTGCCGCTCATCGTCGAGATAGTAACCGCACCTGCTCTGGTCAACATCACAGAGCGCAGCGTGCCGACGTTCTTTGACCGGCTGAAGAAACTGTATTCCGATTTATGCCTGCACATCGCGGTTCTGAAGAGTCGCCGCGTGCATCTTCTGTACGACGAGCAATTGGATGGGTATCCTTTGCTGCGGCGAAAGGCTCGATCAGTCTTTCACGATTTCGTCACGACAAGCAGCGTGGGTGCGAAGAATGAGGCGAGCGATCAGCCATTCATTTTTCTGGTCGGGGCGCCGTGGTTCCTTAAAGGCGCGGATCGAGCCATCGAAGCCTTTCGCATGATCGCCGACGAGTTTCCCCGAGTTCGCCTGTGCATTCAAGGCTACTATCCCGACGTGGATGCGCTCCGTACTTTGATTGGCAACTCGGAACGCATCGAGGTGCTCAATGCCGTTCCTCACAAAGAAACCTTCGAGCGTATGCGCCAAGCCTCGGTCGTCGTACTTCCCTCACGGTGTGAAGGACTTCCGCGCGTACTTATAGAGGCGATGAGTTGCGGAGTGCCGGTGGTGGCCTCCGACGTTGGCGGAATTCCGTCGCTCGTTCGTGATGGAGTCGACGGCTACGTGGTTCCCAACGGCGATGTCCGGGAACTTGCTGCTCGACTTCGCCAGCTGCTGTCCGATAAGACGCTGCGTGAACAGATGGGGAACGCCGCTCGTACTCGCGCTCATAAGGAGTATTCCGAAGCGCATTATGCGACCGCTTTCACTCGCATGATTGCTGAAGCCACCACCCAGCCGTCGCGCGGTCCGATGGAGCCGGCGGGCGGCTGAAAGTTCTTCGAAGCCCCGCGCTCGGAGAGCAGAGTTGATCGCACCACTGAACCACAGTCTTTCATGAACTTGACCCGCATTAGTAGAGCCTCCTTCTCTGTGTGAGAGGAGGAGTCCCTGATGCCCGTCGTCCCGCTGCCTACCCGAAGGCCTATCGTGAGCAGATCATTGCATTGGCGCGCGCTGGTCGCATTCTTAAAGCGCTAGCGCAAGAGTTCGAGCTGTCCGAGCAGGCGATTCGCAATTGTATCTTTCAGGCCGAGGCGGATCGTGGGGAGCGCCCAGGCGCGCTCACTTCCGATGGAAAGATGCTGTTAGGCCGTTTCGCCGAAGCTAAGGCACCAAGCCGCGGGAGTCTGCACGCAAATGCGAGAGTATGGGTGTAATTGCCCAGCATGTGGTGCCGCGCTATTTCCCACAAAGGCCACCTTGATGGTCACACAGCCAAGGTTGAACCGCCCCGGGTTTTCAGGAGACTGGTTTAGTTGAGGACACCCACGGATGTGTGGGTGTGGTGTGTGTCGTAATACTGCGCCTCAAACTCGGCCGGCGGAACATAGCCGAGCGGTGCCAGCAAGCGCTCTTGATTGAACCAGGCGACCCATTCGAGCGTCGCCATTTCAACATCCTCGAAGCCACGCCACGGTCCGTCCCGATGGATCACTTCGGTCTTGAACAAGCCGATCACGGTCTCGGCAAGCGCGTTATCATACGCGTCGCCCACGCTCCCGACCGAGGGCGCGGCGCCAGCCGCCGCCAGGCGGCCGGTGTAGCGCATGGAAACGTATTGGGCGGATTCAATCGGTCGTCGCAACACCGGGTTGTGCGACAGATTTTAGATGGTCGTTCAGCGCCTCTGCCGGCGTCTTCCATCCTAACGTTTTGCGCGGCCTATTGTTGAAAGCCAGTGCGACGGCTTGCAG
It encodes the following:
- a CDS encoding citrate synthase, producing MSQSNTEAPSAQDTLELRDTRTDKAYSATIRTEGPEGDTYVRAMDLRAVKRDAGEFGMLSYDPAFMNTASCRSAITFIDGDKGILRYRGYPIEQLAENATFLEVAYLLRHGELPNQGQYDTWVHDITFHTYVHENIRKFLEGFRYDAHPMSMMCSATAALSSFYPQARDIHDPQQRYISMIRLMAKLPTIAAFAYRHVKGLPFIYPDNDLGYTENFLSMIARMSEPKYEANPVFVKALEVLFILHADHEQNCSTSAVRAIGSSGVDPFSAVAGGIAALFGPLHGGANEAVLRMISDIGDKKNIPAFIESVKSGKGEHRLMGFGHRVYKSYDPRARIVKKLADEVFAQVGMDKDLEIALELERIALSDDYFIARKLYPNVDFYTGLIYRSMAFPTDFFTVLFAVARVSGWMAQWEEMILDKEQKIARPRQIYVGEGERQYTDQLSDKFPRARKDSIRK
- a CDS encoding polysaccharide biosynthesis tyrosine autokinase, giving the protein MSGQQIQPVTTRDSAIDNFQDGAPPADWGGGQEAAPEPKGPSLARYMGAINRFKWLILLFGVLGGAGGYTATRFIEPEYEVRATILLEQGTGTNQDGGNSRGPIQAEELLKASGWKDLLRSFAIADPVVNDLALFVTPTREADSTMFRAFRVAPNQQRLKPGTYVLTVSEATYSLALKPGLEVEKGVVGDSIGRAAGFLWQPAARALAGRKEIEFDVQTPREASIALIKKLGLTLEDGSSFLFLNLTGKNAQRTAATLNAWVEQFVVVATALKKKNITSVAAILEGQRQYAADNLSSAENALESFRVRTVTEPNERQSIAPGIEMTNSPVFENYFRDQILADSYKRDRQALEGILAKGRQQGGVITREAVLSIPSVNTDPAAENLRRVLADFADRELSLRKLRESYTDELPRVQNEIAALASLRSSIPAVLESYLTQLKLREQTLVSTIDQSSKDLRKIPTRTIEEQRLKRQVEVSEEMYKNLNIKAAEAKLAEAATIPDVSVLDPAVAPLKPTRNTAPVIILGAIGAALALGILLAIILDQVDKRFRYPEQATDDLGLFILGVVPMIDTKGKRKSADEASQVVEAFRTIRMNVRYAADPSRPLAMTITSPGPNDGKSLISSNLALSFAEAGARTLLIDGDIRRGELAKTFGTQSRPGLVEYLDGTALIAEVLHPATAHPNLTVMPAGARRKRAPELLATPRLQQLINQMSAEYDVVIVDSPPLGAGFDAYALATATGNLALVLRAGTTDRKMASAKMATVDTLPVRVMGAVLNGIKLTGVYEYYSYYQDYAAQDEEPVARVSDGSARSDKPLPAKIS
- a CDS encoding sigma-54 dependent transcriptional regulator: MVDDDRTLREGCASVLQMDGHAVTSTGRGEEAIDMVKRRKFDLVLVDLYMTPISGMEVLKAAVEAHKDVIVVVMTGNPSVASSIEALRAGAWDYLPKPFSASHLQVLIGRAAHAAASTKDTKEIKPSLVTQNGAGEPMALLGVSPSFKKAVELAQKVAATDASVMISGESGTGKEMIAQFIHRHSRRTARKLVPLNCAALPDNLLESEMFGYRKGAFTGADRDKAGLLEVANGGTLFLDELTEMTMPLQAKLLRVLQDGVVRRLGSEVQDAVVDVRFISATNRDPQEAVQQGLLREDLFYRLRVVPIKLPPLRKRLEDIPLLAEFFLKRSWERHRASGPPPALTADTITFLQSRPWRGNVRELQNVIEHVAVIAEAGRPIDPADIPVYDEAPVAGVETGLPAAIMNEAFHTAKDNLIAHFEKEYLSRLTTRAGGNMSKAARLAGIDRTTLYRLMEKHGFRRDVLSGAAD
- a CDS encoding glycosyltransferase; the protein is MSGPGRQLAETVDVLARMGTELRILVFARVGSATRPYQTFLKAAGISHVVVEERSSFDFNAVRQVAAELERFKPDIVQTHGYKPSAVAFALRRLGRRFRWVAFYHGSTTENLKVRAYHLLDQFLMRTADTVVVMSRLHAAALNGRGRDIRLIHNAVLFPIEPSRPASSPDASPRMLVAGRLSSEKGVDVLVDACAILLAKGHRFHLDIIGDGPDRASLERQAQRLALTPLVTFHGHQSDPRPFYRAADLLVIPSRSEGLPNVLLEAIAHGLPIVSTRVGAVPEVLIDVAVGVLCDVGDVEGLSAAMMHASSPAYREQGHSGRQRVLEDFSLHRRCERLSALYAFVLENSSRNSHEADYEN
- a CDS encoding HAMP domain-containing sensor histidine kinase, with protein sequence MAEAAAPLDVSPEAIAALVAQGAAALQLPGVLDATEAGAESRRIVDQDALALLVGVTHDMRSPLSSMLVLVERLRSGQAGPLTPAQERQLGLLYSAAFGLASMTNDALDFARGTPSTASAASVSFSVTDVLRSIRQVVQPIAEEKGLLLRCSGPTADRRMGQPAILHRVLLNLVTNALKYTSSGTVTVTATAIGAGSLCFQVDDTGRGMPSEVLASLATPVWGGPFSSGSFSGSGLGLGMCRRLLGDLGSDLEIESLQPIGTRVQFTLDLPAP
- a CDS encoding glycosyltransferase, giving the protein MGVKQAFIYPAHGSSGKAAKLLRSALTGRSYWEELFFRSQMHEDLRREVEATPAGVPSAIVLDTVYLAPVLRGISASTPIALTHHNIESNLLESRAAAASGAKRLIFSVNAGRTRSLEVTESQRAAINLMVSEEDGDRLCAVAGAVPVAIVPNGVDVDFFREDQGAVRKPHSLVFAGGMDWFPNRDAIEWLCSDIWPQLVADEPRRTLTIIGRSPPVAATALASRDTRVRVLGFVDDVRPYISEASAYLCPIRLGGGTRLKVLDALAMRRPLIATGLSVDGLALESGRHYLRADTGEQFAGELRRLDDDNLLYARLQAEGRAHVEERFSWRFIGGELFQAIDAAAR
- a CDS encoding glycosyltransferase family 4 protein: MRILFLNPSLVPPSTTAGMDRFPMLPPEVEGDILQPVWFESSSDLAAHLLAPADPYFRAGNFRYFFSYPVGPYNGKARRKTFHFFVSQALKLHRERPYDAIVVYSHQTTGMIGVLISAMTGVPLIVEIVTAPALVNITERSVPTFFDRLKKLYSDLCLHIAVLKSRRVHLLYDEQLDGYPLLRRKARSVFHDFVTTSSVGAKNEASDQPFIFLVGAPWFLKGADRAIEAFRMIADEFPRVRLCIQGYYPDVDALRTLIGNSERIEVLNAVPHKETFERMRQASVVVLPSRCEGLPRVLIEAMSCGVPVVASDVGGIPSLVRDGVDGYVVPNGDVRELAARLRQLLSDKTLREQMGNAARTRAHKEYSEAHYATAFTRMIAEATTQPSRGPMEPAGG